In Candidatus Obscuribacterales bacterium, one genomic interval encodes:
- the trmFO gene encoding methylenetetrahydrofolate--tRNA-(uracil(54)-C(5))-methyltransferase (FADH(2)-oxidizing) TrmFO: MEKTPHVTVIGGGLAGSEAAWQLANLGIKVHFYEMRPKRMTPAHHTDKLAELVCSNSLGSFDPKSASALLKEELKILGSKLIELAWTHRVPAGQALAIDREGFGDAVTKAVMEHPNVTAHREELPELPEQGITIVATGPLTTESLAKSISQVTGHEQLHFFDAASPILTRDSINFDKVFAQSRYNKGDGEYLNCPMSKDEYQIFWEALTTAEKVELKDFEKDTKYFESCLPVEVIASRGHKTLRFGPMKPVGLQDPRTGEKHFAVVQLRQDNAAADLFNIVGFQTNLKWGEQQRVFRLIPGLEKAEFVRLGVMHRNTYLNSPVVLQPTLQLKNKPTIFFAGQLTGTEGYTESIATGLIAARNAARLFNGEEPITISPNMMIGALLRYITNANPKNFQPINSNWGIFDVPEEWKKLDKQLRHSHIVDRALADAKELTANLG; encoded by the coding sequence ATGGAAAAGACACCGCACGTTACCGTTATCGGGGGCGGGCTAGCCGGTAGTGAAGCTGCCTGGCAGTTGGCCAATCTCGGTATAAAAGTCCACTTCTATGAGATGCGCCCGAAGCGTATGACGCCGGCACATCACACGGACAAGTTGGCTGAACTCGTATGCTCAAATAGCCTTGGCTCATTCGATCCCAAAAGCGCCTCGGCTTTACTCAAAGAAGAGCTGAAGATTCTCGGTTCAAAACTTATCGAACTCGCCTGGACACATCGAGTTCCTGCCGGACAAGCTTTAGCGATCGACCGCGAAGGTTTCGGCGACGCGGTGACTAAAGCAGTCATGGAACACCCAAATGTGACCGCCCACAGAGAAGAGTTGCCCGAGTTGCCGGAGCAAGGTATTACCATTGTCGCCACCGGTCCATTAACTACAGAGTCTCTCGCCAAATCCATCTCGCAAGTGACAGGTCACGAACAACTCCATTTCTTCGACGCGGCGTCCCCAATTCTTACTCGCGATTCCATTAACTTCGACAAAGTCTTCGCTCAAAGTCGATATAACAAAGGCGACGGCGAATACCTTAATTGCCCGATGAGTAAAGACGAGTACCAGATTTTCTGGGAAGCATTAACCACTGCCGAGAAGGTTGAATTAAAGGACTTCGAAAAGGACACGAAGTATTTCGAGTCGTGTTTGCCAGTCGAAGTAATTGCTTCCCGCGGACACAAGACCCTGCGATTTGGTCCGATGAAACCGGTCGGACTACAAGACCCGCGAACCGGCGAGAAACATTTTGCGGTTGTCCAACTTCGACAAGACAATGCCGCCGCCGACTTGTTTAATATCGTAGGCTTTCAGACCAACCTTAAATGGGGCGAACAGCAAAGAGTCTTCCGCCTAATTCCCGGATTGGAAAAAGCGGAGTTTGTCCGACTCGGAGTGATGCACCGCAACACTTACTTAAATAGTCCCGTCGTTTTGCAGCCGACTCTTCAATTGAAAAACAAGCCGACCATATTCTTCGCCGGACAACTAACCGGCACGGAAGGTTATACCGAATCGATCGCCACCGGATTAATTGCCGCAAGAAATGCCGCCCGCCTTTTTAATGGCGAAGAGCCGATTACAATTTCTCCCAACATGATGATCGGTGCATTACTTCGATACATCACAAACGCCAATCCAAAAAATTTCCAGCCGATCAATTCCAACTGGGGAATCTTCGATGTCCCGGAAGAGTGGAAAAAATTGGACAAGCAATTGCGGCATAGCCACATCGTCGATCGGGCACTTGCTGATGCGAAAGAGCTGACTGCTAATCTGGGCTAA
- a CDS encoding PIN domain-containing protein, whose protein sequence is MIFVDTIAWIALFDADAASPYSEAAREFVASIEEPLVTSDLVIAETHKWLVYHGKSQALATRAIQSLVDQSACTVLDIQNEDRQNAFVIHRKYSDQLLSLTTAMSVALMRRYQIAKVLSFNKHFLLFPDVIRVPETEPAKM, encoded by the coding sequence ATGATTTTTGTGGACACTATCGCCTGGATTGCCCTGTTCGATGCCGATGCCGCTTCGCCCTACTCGGAGGCAGCCCGGGAATTCGTGGCTTCCATTGAGGAGCCGTTAGTGACTTCGGACCTGGTTATAGCCGAGACGCATAAGTGGCTGGTCTACCATGGAAAATCCCAGGCTCTCGCCACCCGAGCTATTCAAAGCCTGGTCGATCAGTCGGCTTGTACCGTCCTGGACATCCAAAACGAAGACCGGCAAAATGCCTTTGTTATTCATAGGAAGTACTCGGACCAATTGCTTTCCTTAACCACGGCAATGTCGGTTGCCCTAATGCGCCGCTACCAGATAGCCAAAGTCTTGAGCTTCAACAAGCACTTTCTCCTATTCCCCGACGTCATCCGAGTCCCCGAGACTGAACCCGCGAAAATGTGA
- a CDS encoding helix-turn-helix transcriptional regulator translates to MSQSQLAKVAGLTPATISNLESGKLKRIELDTLAKLSRALHCSLDDLFEITDQSVDDLTQKQKSALSALMGTVGYKSTYKPDVLDRQLSNIEDQQYKKP, encoded by the coding sequence ATGAGCCAATCGCAGCTAGCGAAGGTTGCTGGACTTACGCCGGCAACTATCTCGAATTTGGAGTCGGGAAAGTTGAAGCGGATTGAGTTGGATACCCTAGCTAAGTTGAGCCGAGCCCTTCATTGTTCGTTGGATGATCTATTTGAGATAACTGACCAGTCAGTTGATGACCTTACCCAAAAGCAGAAATCTGCCTTGTCGGCCCTTATGGGTACAGTTGGCTATAAGTCGACTTACAAACCGGATGTATTGGATCGCCAGCTTTCTAATATAGAAGACCAGCAGTATAAGAAGCCATGA
- a CDS encoding PIN domain-containing protein, with protein sequence MKEPRAIILDAGPLVALANEDDNRHEICVRTMKKLSGSVAVYTVASVLAEALWLLPQGKHSVDSVFNSLSLLGCQIVSFDSQDLLGAQELLKKYADLPMDFADCEICLAAEKLKIDTIFTLDKRDFSIYRPSHAKSFRLIPD encoded by the coding sequence GTGAAAGAGCCGCGCGCGATAATTCTTGATGCGGGGCCGCTTGTTGCTCTGGCGAATGAAGATGATAATCGCCACGAGATTTGCGTCCGTACGATGAAAAAGCTTTCCGGCAGCGTTGCTGTGTACACAGTAGCTTCCGTGCTGGCCGAAGCACTGTGGTTGTTGCCGCAAGGCAAACATAGTGTTGATTCTGTGTTCAATAGTCTTTCGTTGCTCGGCTGTCAGATTGTGTCGTTTGACTCGCAAGATTTACTGGGTGCTCAGGAGTTGCTGAAAAAATACGCGGATTTGCCTATGGATTTCGCTGATTGTGAAATTTGCCTAGCTGCTGAGAAGTTAAAGATAGACACCATTTTTACTTTGGATAAACGGGATTTTTCAATTTATCGACCGAGTCACGCTAAGAGTTTTCGCCTCATACCGGACTGA
- a CDS encoding HD domain-containing protein, with protein sequence MNSTFKLDYNEILKDFTDYCDTRDEETKVSLLLAYSLAHLAHEGHTRKAEPGNAIQPYVIHPMRVMLILAEEVGITEPAILTAALLHDVIEDGEGRVTLEMIRKHFGVAADHVKAVTKQPEMTETDHQQYYDLIINGSPEPRLVKFADRADNLRNALELKDKKFQRKQLEETRKYFQLSRNPSPYNGYEITLYMEIARLCEQLKARLA encoded by the coding sequence ATGAATAGCACTTTCAAATTGGATTACAACGAAATCCTCAAAGATTTCACAGACTATTGCGACACCAGGGATGAAGAAACAAAGGTGAGTCTTTTGCTCGCCTACTCCCTCGCACATCTTGCACACGAAGGACACACTCGCAAAGCTGAGCCGGGTAACGCCATACAGCCGTACGTCATCCACCCGATGCGCGTGATGTTGATCCTGGCTGAAGAAGTTGGCATAACCGAACCAGCAATACTAACAGCGGCACTCTTGCACGACGTCATTGAAGATGGCGAAGGTCGAGTGACGCTGGAAATGATTCGAAAACACTTCGGCGTAGCTGCTGACCACGTCAAAGCTGTCACCAAACAACCGGAAATGACTGAGACAGACCATCAGCAGTACTACGACTTGATCATCAACGGTTCTCCGGAACCTCGCTTGGTCAAGTTTGCCGATCGCGCCGACAATCTCCGCAATGCGCTTGAGTTAAAGGACAAGAAATTCCAGCGTAAACAGTTGGAAGAAACCCGGAAATACTTTCAGTTGTCCAGAAATCCATCGCCGTACAACGGCTACGAAATCACTCTCTATATGGAGATCGCACGCCTCTGCGAACAGCTAAAGGCGCGCCTTGCATAG